In a genomic window of Cataglyphis hispanica isolate Lineage 1 chromosome 18, ULB_Chis1_1.0, whole genome shotgun sequence:
- the LOC126856237 gene encoding axotactin isoform X2 — MIYRDKRILGILVLLNVIVKISANQTNSPKTDVIEDTEVFTTVKKILPDRCLAKMETGPCTSFVYKWYFNKTEGKCRSFPYGGCKGNDNRYNSEDECLHYCVGGADHTLPPYLVTKGSVFVTTSATTTSSPSPTTSSTPRPTFTPPKPTEPPVPRHQRGKELTFMESGHEKTFMFAQSNTFIQLDGPGITTFQLRLCREISFKFRTKLPHGLLVYHSVKNRPEGLDPYALYVIVEKGQLKVVHVFGKQSTSLTVGEGLNRDEWHSVLVRIDVHGAKLIARVDDKKAETTLKVLERVVNYGVSEDLASVVLIGGLSSEERLHGVKYIIESFVGCIRDMVLSSGKSASDLLPIRPLIATKHENVKEGCIDKCRTRENLCFVPDQCVNHYNSLTCDCFGTKYEGERCDVYTATILTLRGSSYVSFRVYDWKDRVHSSVNRISLAFKTKWDDSALFYASGEIDGTPHYIAASIINGSVYVELDFGHNSKISTMLGDYVTSDHWNNLTIFHNGTLVFVSLDDEVKVLEIPGENYNMIIDPEIYIGGGPELHKKKGLLSHNNFAGSLKYVFFNDKSIIYELKRSNPMVHYIGVLEPEYYEANVDVIPITYPFAGSHIWWPIEQTDSLKLNFDFKSAKPIAVVASGDIKSSRGAGYWELRQVNDEIRFQLVPVITENITVITSVKFPPYNTSWHAVELNYTRGELNILVDYRNKQYKLFSALTFELGDKVIIGSGRGNAGLVGCMREIRVNNQRIEPRYVINTEKVKGEVSLDNCQFVDPCKRPNTCEHGGKCSVKEDRITCDCTDTGYRGKNCHFAQYRKTCEELALLGFTQDDVYKIDIDGNGRFPPASVKCEFQSIEDSTKTIVEHNLPSQVDVRSIIENDFSFNIKYRQFTAEMLQELISHSLYCSQYVKYDCYKAPLELHSATWFLGSKGTTVDYIGNVNRGSCPCGMNRTCVNSNLSCNCDVSAGNAGKWLSDEGYYETPDSLGITGMVFLQQRDLEEDARGRITLGPLECVETNTQKYVVTFTTSQSYIEVPGWRKGDIAFSFRTTGEKAILLYQPPIRSNYPSFMVALTSEYQLTFNFTLNTGTIRELEIKSRRKLNNGEWQKIWIDYNDYHVRFMINTDSQMVDLLPEEEFGPFEGSMFIGGATAEHLKTSSVRQGLIGCFRGLVVNGEILDIHSYMSVHLSEIIKDCKPSCQPNKCQNGARCVELWSNFECVCENRWAHLGTYCESNINSKALTFTSPGAFLKKNYFGLDNNEEKLQLKSMLQENILINLRTYDTHSLILYANDHLNNFVHLYISNGTNIVYLFNAGNEIKNITVSNPNVNTGISVQIAIIRGENRTTLHVNEYNVTLNAAPVLLDTYSNKPWTNPEKEVLAPQRPPASPTDYFQVNLGGFDPDNLLRVGKEGALIQGYVGCLRGLMIGKYLVDLPSLASEANHEGSKGVLPNCQMKCDTMPCKNLGICTEDFNRQESSCNCELTSYFGEYCADEKGADFSGESVLQREFELEGEVNQVKVQLAFSTSELRQRTTALLLVQTDNKSYYLLVALTSEGQLIFEEDRDGSAAYGVRLNDRNFLNGARHSVYYVRDNNTATLLIDREPAQLIPLPGLPIRADEDETPGATEIQLGGLNTTDSRFIAYKGYTGCLSNVVISINGGPGMKPLEEYMLFTKQASETVRATIPAGVRSAQCAVFHAQPGGLEPPRNDSVGRDREWVEDPPERIPYKSQYSSATQEEQGAGTYIFIALCCVFVAAVIGCIYEVWRSARKDRQRRRRAASGTAATVAASGSQRWQPQQYTESLVTATGVKAIGFKNVIDDDKRPNGTHMKVPGAKEYKPLPNAEPKDLINDKKVHIKADEEPEKKELLGVNTGIMTKPAKLNPFSMEDLREEPELEEREEEEEEEEDEDVQAPETDEIKDQLQERQQEKQEKNENKDEEDEPPDRPVRNKAARRASLTDELDPGDTQALLETNFSVTGLNEIKTERVIPRINNTTKNITIPKRPMSLDLSAPIKFRKLREGAWPEKVTARLIDNEVSLQSRGRGYIDAAYRIQDK, encoded by the exons ATTATGCCGCGAGATATCCTTTAAGTTTCGCACCAAGCTTCCGCACGGTTTGTTAGTTTATCACAGCGTCAAAAATCGTCCGGAAGGCCTCGACCCTTACGCACTTTACGTCATAGTGGAAAAGGGTCAATTGAAAGTTGTTCACGTGTTCGGCAAACAGTCGACCAGCCTGACAGTCGGCGAAGGTCTTAACAGAGACGAATGGCACAGCGTTCTCGTGAGAATCGACGTGCATGGAGCAAAGTTAATTGCTAGAGTCGATGATAAGAAGGCCGAGACCACTCTAAAGGTTCTCGAACGTGTTGTTAATTACGGGGTATCCGAAGACTTGGCCTCGGTCGTTCTAATCGGAG GATTGAGCTCCGAAGAACGATTACACGgagtgaaatatataatagagtcGTTTGTTGGTTGCATCAGGGACATGGTTCTGAGTTCCGGAAAATCTGCCAGCGATTTGCTGCCCATTCGACCGCTGATCGCGACGAAGCATGAGAACGTTAAGGAAGGCTGTATCGATAA gTGCAGGACACGAGAGAATTTATGCTTCGTCCCCGATCAATGTGTGAATCATTATAATAGTCTGACATGCGATTGTTTCGGAACGAAATACGAGGGCGAACGTTGCGACGTGTATA CCGCGACGATACTGACGCTAAGAGGTTCCTCGTACGTGTCTTTCCGTGTGTATGATTGGAAGGATCGTGTTCATTCATCTGTCAACAGGATCAGCCTCGCTTTTAAG acAAAATGGGACGATTCAGCTTTATTTTACGCTTCCGGCGAGATCGATGGCACACCGCATTACATTGCAGCTTCCATTATAAACGGATCGGTCTACGTTGAACTCGACTTCGGACACAATTCAAAAATCTCCACTATGTTAGGCGATTACGTCACGTCTGATCACTGGAACAATTTAACTATATTCCATAACGGAACCCTCGTCTTCGTCAGTTTAGATGACGAGGTGAAGGTACTGGAAATACCGggagaaaattacaatatgatTATTGATCCGGAGATATACATCGGTGGCGGTCCGGAGCTTCACAAGAAGAAGGGTCTTCTGTCACACAATAATTTTGCAG GTTCCTTGAAGTACGTGTTCTTTAACGATAAGTCGATTATATACGAACTGAAGCGCTCCAATCCTATGGTGCATTATATCGGTGTCTTGGAACCCGAATACTACGAAGCCAATGTCGATGTCATCCCGATCACATATCCTTTCGCAGGAAGTCATATCTGGTGGCCCATCGAACAAACCGATTCGCTAAAGTTAAACTTCGATTTTAAGAGTGCGAAACCAATCGCGGTCGTTGCATCGGGAGATATAAAGAGCAGTCGCGGTGCTGGTTACTGGGAg ttACGTCAAGTCAATGACGAAATTCGTTTCCAATTGGTACCTGTTATAACTGAGAATATTACGGTGATAACTTCGGTAAAGTTTCCGCCTTACAATACTTCTTGGCACGCGGTCGAACTTAATTACACAAGAGGCGAGCTCAACATCCTGGTCGATTACaggaataaacaatataaactcTTTTCTGCTTTGACGTTCGAGTTGGGTGATAAAGTTATTATAGGAAGCGGTAGAGGCAATGCcg GTCTGGTAGGATGCATGCGCGAGATACGAGTGAATAATCAAAGAATTGAACCTAGATACGTGATCAACACCGAGAAAGTAAAGGGCGAAGTCTCTTTAGACAATTGTCAATTTGTGGATCCGTGCAAAAGACCAAACACCTGTGAACATGGCGGTAAATGCTCGGTCAAAGAAGACAGAATCACATGTGATTGCACAGACACTGGGTACAGAGGGAAAAACTGCCATTTTG CACAATATAGAAAAACCTGTGAGGAATTGGCTCTTTTGGGATTCACTCAAGATGACGTTTACAAAATTGACATTGATGGAAATGGTCGATTTCCGCCGGCTTCGGTAAAATGCGAATTTCAATCGATCGAGGATTCGACCAAGACGATTGTCGAACACAATTTACCCTCCCAAGTGGATGTCAGATCTATCATCGAGAACGATTTTTCCTTCAACATCAAGTATAGACAGTTTACTGCCGAGATGCTTCAGGAGTTGATCTCACATTCGCTTTATTGCAGTCAATACGTAAAGTATGACTGTTATAAGGCACCTTTGGAGTTGCACAGTGCCACGTGGTTCCTGGGCTCGAAAGGCACCACTGTTGATTACATCGGAAATGTCAATCGCGGGTCATGTCCTTGCGGAA tgAACAGAACATGCGTGAACTCCAACTTGAGCTGTAATTGCGACGTGTCTGCCGGAAATGCCGGAAAATGGCTCTCGGATGAAGGATACTACGAAACACCTGATTCTTTAGGCATTACGGGAATGGTATTCTTACAACAAAGAGATCTCGAGGAGGATGCTCGAGGACGTATCACTTTAGGACCATTAGAATGCGTTGAGACTA atACACAAAAGTACGTGGTAACATTCACGACGTCGCAATCGTATATCGAAGTTCCGGGTTGGAGGAAGGGCGATATAGCTTTCAGTTTTCGCACGACGGGCGAGAAGGCTATTCTTCTGTATCAGCCACCGATCCGGAGCAACTATCCCTCCTTTATGGTCGCACTAACATCCGAGTATCagttgacatttaattttaccCTAAACACTGGCACTATTCGCGAGTTAGAGATAAAAAGCCGGCGTAAGCTCAATAATGGCGAATGGCAGAAGATTTGGATCGACTATAACGACTATCATGTGAGATTCATGATCAACACCGATTCTCAAATGGTAGATTTGTTGCCCGAAGAAGAGTTCGGACCTTTCGAAGGATCGATGTTCATCGGCGGTGCTACCGC agagCATCTGAAGACTTCTTCCGTTCGACAAGGTCTTATCGGCTGTTTTCGCGGTCTAGTTGTCAACGGAGAGATATTAGATATTCATAGTTATATGTCGGTACATCTATCGGAAATCATTAAGGATTGCAAGCCTTCGTGCCAACCTAATAAATGTCAGAACGGTGCCAGGTGCGTCGAGCTATGGAGCAATTTCGAATGCGTATGCGAGAATCGATGGGCGCATTTAGGCACTTATTGCGAATCAA ACATCAACAGCAAAGCTCTCACGTTCACTTCGCCTGGAGCGTTCCTGAAGAAGAATTACTTCGGATTGGACAATAACGAGGAGAAATTGCAGTTGAAGAGCATGCTGCAGGAAAATATTCTGATTAATTTAAGGACTTACGACACTCACTCTCTAATACTTTATGCGAACGATCATTTAAACAACTTCGTACATCTTTACATCTCGAACGGCACTAATATCGTGTATCTTTTCAACGCCGGCAATGAAATCAAAAACATTACTGTGTCAAATCCAA ACGTCAATACGGGAATCTCTGTGCAAATTGCTATTATTCGAGGCGAAAATAGGACCACGTTGCATGTGAACGAATATAATGTCACATTGAATGCGGCACCCGTACTTCTGGATACATACTCAAACAAGCCATGGACAAATCCGGAGAAAGAAGTTTTAGCACCACAGCGGCCGCCGGCGTCCCCTACCGATTATTTCCaa gTGAATTTAGGAGGCTTCGATCCCGACAATTTGCTCAGAGTCGGAAAAGAAGGTGCCTTAATTCAAGGCTACGTCGGTTGTTTGCGAGGACTCATGATTGGCAAATATCTGGTCGATCTGCCGAGTTTAGCTAGTGAAGCAAATCATGAAGGCAGCAAAGGCGTTCTACCAAATTGTCAGATGAAGTGCGACACGATGCCTTGTAAAAATTTAGGAATCTGCACGGAAGATTTCAACAGGCAGGAGTCTTCCTGCAATTGCGAGCTGACGTCCTATTTTGGCGAATATTGCGCTGACG AAAAGGGCGCCGATTTCAGCGGGGAAAGTGTACTTCAACGAGAATTCGAACTCGAAGGCGAGGTAAATCAGGTGAAGGTTCAATTGGCATTCTCGACGAGCGAACTGCGACAGCGAACTACCGCATTGCTGCTGGTGCAAACCgacaataa GAGCTACTACCTATTAGTGGCTTTAACGTCCGAGGGACAGCTCATCTTCGAGGAGGATAGAGATGGTTCGGCCGCTTACGGAGTACGTTTGAACGACCGAAATTTCCTGAACGGTGCACGTCACAGCGTTTACTATGTTCGCGATAACAACACCGCCACTCTCTTA attgatCGCGAACCCGCCCAATTGATACCACTTCCGGGACTGCCGATTCGAGCAGATGAGGACGAAACTCCTGGTGCCACAGAAATCCAGCTTGGTGGATTAAACACTACCGATTCGCGATTCATCGCCTACAAAGGGTATACCGGCTGTCTCAGCA ATGTCGTAATATCGATTAACGGGGGCCCCGGTATGAAACCGTTGGAAGAATATATGCTCTTTACGAAGCAAGCTAGCGAGACCGTCAGGGCAACGATACCCGCCGGTGTTAGAAGCGCTCAATGCGCGGTTTTCCATGCTCAACCGGGTGGTCTTGAACCGCCCAGAAACGACAGTGTG GGTCGTGATCGGGAATGGGTGGAGGATCCGCCGGAGAGAATACCGTATAAGTCGCAGTATTCGAGTGCGACTCAGGAAGAGCAAGGTGCGGgaacgtatatttttatagctctGTGCTGTGTCTTCGTGGCTGCGGTGATCGGATGCATTTATGAAGTGTGGCGAAGTGCTCGCAAGGATCGTCAACGACGTCGAAGAGCGGCCTCGGGAACGGCGGCGACCGTCGCAGCTTCCGGTTCGCAGCGTTGGCAGCCGCAACAATACACAGAGTCTCTAGTGACCGCGACCGGCGTTAAAGCGATAGGTTTCAAGAACGTGATAGATGATGACAAGAGGCCGAATGGCACGCATATGAAAGTGCCTGGTGCTAAGGAATATAAACCACTGCCGAATGCGGAACCCAAGGACTTGATAAACGATAAGAAGGTTCACATAAAAG CAGACGAAGAACCAGAGAAAAAGGAGCTCCTAGGGGTAAATACAGGCATCATGACTAAACCTGCGAAACTGAACCCATTc TCAATGGAAGATCTGAGAGAAGAGCCTGAACTGGAAGAAcgcgaggaggaagaggaggaagaagaggacGAAGATGTCCAAGCTCCGGAGACGGATGAGATCAAGGATCAATTGCAGGAACGGCAACAAGAAAAGCAGGAAAAGAACGAGAATAAAGATGAAGAGGACGAACCCCCCGACAGGCCGGTAAGAAACAAGGCGGCAAGGAGAGCTTCCTTGACCGACGAATTGGACCCAGGCGACACGCAGGCCCTCCTCGAGACCAACTTCTCCGTGACGGGTTTAAATGAGATCAAAACCGAGCGTGTAATACCCAGAATAAATAACACcacaaaaaatatcacaatacCAAAGAGACCAATGAGTCTTGACCTCAGCGCACCGATCAAGTTCAGAAAGCTACGCGAAGGAGCTTGGCCCGAGAAGGTCACGGCGAGGTTGATCGACAATGAAGTGAGTCTCCAGTCTCGAGGTAGAGGCTACATCGACGCCGCGTATCGCATTCAGgacaagtaa